CTCAgcctaaaaacaaaaatgtatttccgCTGCGGTACACAGGTGACTGTTTTAGGTACCACGCATGTGACAGATTTTGGTACTACGGCATTTATGGCTGCACTACCTGTTTCAGTCGGTACTCCGGACGATAGGTCAACATGCGGCGTTGGAATtataattgtattatttattacagACTTTGAGGACGTCTCACGCGGCAAAATCTCGCGTCCTTTGCATTCGGAAaccgaatcttttttagctttcaacctcagtaccatttgtgcggcAGCTGAGATCGACTGCTGTGCTGCGACCCCGGATCGCCAGAGAGAGTTACACTAGCGGCAACCATGGGTTGTCTATCGACCGCGATCTTtttacgcttaggagaatcAAGCTCAGACAGCAAACGGGTAGTGAGCTGCGACTCAAGCGCCGGCTGTTCCGGATTAATTCTGTAACAGTGCTttttgtaagccgccttataGAGAGTGCCTGGGTTTCATAAGCAATGCATTTACCACAATAGTAGCGCAAGCCACTTCTCATGTCGATTGCATCGCGTACCAGGCCCGAATAGCCGAGGCATTTAGCATGAAAAATATCCTCGCACGAATAGCACGGAATGCTCTGTTGACCAGCCGAAATCAAcgacttgcatttctttaaattgcagacagcCATTATCGCGATATTCCGAACCACAGTGCAGAGAGAATAAAGCTACGCGAGTAaaagagagagttagagagcgggagagagtcAGCGGGAGTGAGTAAGCTGGGGGAGCGTAAGTTTTTGATGTTCCAACAACAAAGTTATAtgcgggagagcgggtaaCTATTGTTTAGACTCTTACTGCTCCAAACAGCGTTTGGAAGAAAAGGCgattagaaaaaaacaataacaacaaacactgCACAGATATTAGACTTGCAAATTAATATTGTTAATgtaaacacaaaacaatcacaatgcactcgcgaagcgaacggatgttgttagggacataaaaagttatataaatgtaggaaaatataaaaataagcCCCCGACGGTTTATggacaaaaagaacaaaaattcggAGCGCAAGACAAAAACTTGACCGTTCACTGAAAGAgcgaattgtattttttttaagatgttgtgcattgatcttagtttaaagtacgtaaattttgaaggtattatATGGGTTCCGTTAGTCGAAAGTGgttgtgccaaaaaaaatcccgcaaagggtctaaaaggtaaatatacaaataaacaagtaaaacgcattgaaaatcagaataatacgatttaattaaaatgaaataaaacgtaattaaaattgtaatacatacaatattctatattttcataagtgaaaactcataaGAAAAATTCTGagtttcacaagtgatttcacttgggacgtgtcatttgcaagtgatttcataagtgaaaactcataggaaaaattctgattgcTCTTCACTTGTTCTTTTCTTGTTGAttgtcacttgttcttcacttgtgcaagaggacatgtcccacgggatttaaatttatttaaatatattttatttgaaacttttttttggaactgaagggaatGTACACCCGACCAGCCGTGTGCTGCATGTGTATGTACCGTGCAGCTAGCCGTGTTCTTCTTCTTAGGCTTGTGCTACTTTATTACGTTATTACGCTAGGGTAGCTGAGTATCATCAGAGGGGCTGGTCTCCGCAATCAATTCTGTTGTTTCTGACAAGCGAGGCCGCCTGACAGACACCCATGTGACCTTTTAAAATCACATATAATTTCAgtactaaaaatatttttttttcagtaTCAAAGTTTTACGTGCTCAACAGTTTTACActtgttactcgtagagtaatacggtatacaagattcgtcggaatgtatgtaacaggtagaagaaagcgtttccgaccccataaagtatatatattcttaatcaggattactagccgagtcgatctagtcatgtccgtctgtccgtatgaacgctgagattttggaaactataaaaaataaagtgtTGGGATTTGACATACAGATGGGCTTActgtgcagcgcaagtttgtttctgcagggtgccacgcccactcaaacgaCCATAACACTTAAACACGTCCAGCTcccaaaaatttaaatgggAGTTTGTTCTAATTATCAATATTCATCTACATGACACACATTATTCGGAACATCCATCAACAAATTATAgccaaataaaaatgaatgtTTTGCAAATTCTATCGAGATTTTACACCTGCTAcatgtggtgtgcaatctcgaTCAGATATTTTCACTAATACACCACCAAGCCGCTAAGAgctttcatttaaaaaaaattatatataaattatatattattatatatataaattattattatataccCTATAAAGTAAACGtattcttgattaggatcaATGACCGATTCGATCTAGTCATATCCGTCtgtatgtccgtctgtccgtataaacgctgaaatctcggaaactataaaagcttgAGAGTTTTGAAGACTTGAAAAGTGTAAATGGGGTAACTTaataccaaaaataataagatCATCCATtaaagttataagcaaattaAGGTGTCGACGCAAGGTGGTGCTGATGCGTGGTAtctatatgatggacgttgatgcactacggaGCAGTACAACAAATGGCACGTGCTTGTTAGGCgcgggcccttttatcaatttgagtCAAAGATGCGAGTTCGCAagaaagatacaaaaaaaaacaaggaagaacgctatagtcgagtacctcgactatcagatacccgttactcagctaaagggaccaaaggaaaattgagatatgcaagcagcaaagcgagattgaaatgcgccacctaccggcggtagacagatttaagcgttgtgggcgttagagtgggcgtggaaaagtttttttttggatcaatcgataggtattgacaagaccaatacatttcagttaaaatttttttttgtgtgggcgccacaggcttcgCCGGTTTGtgccttctgcctgttacatactttccgacgaatctagtataacgggtataaatagagacgggacacatcGACGAATTTAAcggtaaatttaaatttgtattccaTCTTTTTATTCAAACTTATCTCACGAACAAATTACGCGAATTCTTTACAAAATTATTGCAAATACATTGTCGGCACGATAAGAGAAATCGACTagttattttgaatttttgacGTGTCGCCCACATGAGATTTAAAGCTTTAAGCCACTTTTTTGTTGTCTTCTTTTTCTAATACTAGCAACGCTTTGCAAGTTGTGGCGGGCTACGTCGCGGCGAGGATGGGTAGTTTcttataaatttaaagtttgaaATCTAATCAAAAATTTTGTATGATTTTGTCTTAGCTGATCGGGGTTTTAGATTACAAAATATAATGTAGTTTTAAGGgaactttaaatttaaaactattacCAAAATCGTAAGCTGATCGGAGCTGATGTTTTTAAATTAGGCAAATCCTAAAATGTACAGACACCATTAACGTTTAATCAGCTTAAAGTGATTTCTGTAGCTCCACCggagaaaagaaaaagattcGGTATATaatcacattttaaaaaaCCTATTTTTTCAACGGATATCTGGTCTTTATCATTCTTGTTTCCATAAGTTTGCCAGGTGGATTAGATTTATTCGCACACTTACTTTGTTCCATAAAATGTCCTTTAAAATTTTCCGTTTAATATATATGGGCAACTCTAGTCGATTTCGTACACTTTTAAACCCGAAAAATATGCacaacaaattttatttttaataattttctttattttttttactgttTTCAAACtctatattgtatattaatattaataatatctTAAGATATCTTGAAAAGCCGTCGTATTCACTtggaacaaaaaatataagtgcATTTTGCGAAAGTCTATTCAACCCTTGATTTCAGCTAATTCTGATGGAATATTTGAATTCTATTTTTTTAAACGTTCCCAAAAAATACCACTGTGAAATAGATTTAGATTGACACAGAAATTGATACGGGTTTTTATAAGTATACGGTCATACTTAACCTGCGCCAGAGCTGGACAGCATGAAATGGAGTCCGTAAGGGCACATTGTTCAAAGCGGAATAAGAAAAAGCTGGGTGTCTTAGTGaagtttaaaattataaatagcACATCTTGAAACCGCCATGACAACATTCCTATCACAGAATCAGCagcaaaaaatttaaaacaatttttttgggtACTTTGTGGTTGcgtattttattaattaatagaAAGCATACGAGTTtcggttttttgttttaatttttatgtgAAGACTAGCCTTTAAGTGCCAGTCCATAACTTAGTCAattcttataaaatatattctttgATCCAACTTATAATCTTGCCCATCCCCGACTCGGTGCCTTCAGGcgtagtactcagatcggctaaaactttcactagtcgaaaaatcgtattctttgTCATGAGACCGAATTTATCCGCAATgaatgtagcatggtcttaccaaatataatataaactaCAAGATGAGTAACGGCCATACAACGGAATGTACGGCAAAATTTTTGGTGTATATTTTCGATGTGGATTCTCGATCTTGCTAGTGTGCGTTTTCCGAGTAAAGCTCTTTGGTTGTGATGGTGTATCATTTTGTGTGGTCTGCTGTAATAAGGGCTCAATCTCGCATTTGTCAATGGCCTGTAGGCCAGGGGTCTAGTCGCTCAACCCCGGGAATTGCCGGTCGGAGTTCAACTCCGACTGggaacaactttttttttatgcaatcGGTCTTTTTTTTAAGACAATTAATGAATAGGATGAGTGCTATTTACATAAAATGTTAGATAAATTGATTAGAGTTTTGCTGTACAAGCATTGTAAGTGGCTAGACTCCCCAGACAAATGTAAAAGTAGCAATAAGCTAAATATACTtcgtcataaataaataaatatctgggGATCTTTGAACAGTAAAGCTTTaatctatttattaaaaaatttccttTTTATATGGAAAGCACTTACCATATTCaacaaaatataatgaaaaattGTTTTCTCGAGTACACATTACGCTTTGATTCAAAGTGAATTGCTTATTGtgttcatgtttttattgtaattagatattttttaaaaacctttgatttgtaatttacacaaaaaaaatatatctataggAGCGATTAATTCCTAAAGTACCAGTTggtacatttaaaaataatagcatttaaaaataataacatgatttaaaataataaaaaacataaaaaaactaaaaaaaaaagtacaaaaaacataattaaaataaaaagcaagaaaaaataaaacatctatcaaaaatatttaacaaaaacaTTGTCAAAAAGTAcagctaaaaaatattaaaataaaaaaaaatattaaaaaaaattaagttgaaTCCAGCCTCAGAGTGGACTCGAACATGGAACTTAAATTCATTATCCACGGGTCACCAACATACGCAGAGCGCCACAGCCCACTTATAAATGACATGAGCAATGCGTCTTTTAGATCGATTCCTTTTCGTCAACATAATTCAAGAACCGACAATTGagacaaaaattgaattttgactTTTTTACAGCGCGGAGTGTCGTGAGCGAGATAgcaagagagagggagagaagGAATCAAAGCAACGGCATTCTAAAAAAGATTGCCATACGTGTGAGTGTTGCTTTTCAAAAATTAGGCCGCCTGTGTACATTTTCTTACTCCTCGTTACGCATCTTGGtattctatggtctttggtcttactgtcaagaagctgggtttgttgacaaacgaaaaaaaatcaattggaccaatttaaaaaagatgAGTCTGCTGCTGCAATAAGAAATAAAGGATAAACTTCCGTTTAGCTCCAACGCCCgatttttttcaaacttttcaTATCAACGTGTTTTTGGGTCCTGATTACGGGAAAAATAGTCAAAGTTGGCGCAAATAACGGGATCTTGGAAAATAACGGTAAAAACcgtaaattttttgttttttgctgttttttccgaaaatataaggaaaatgaaaaaatgtctcagacaaaaacaaaagatatttataaaacggatctttatacccgttactcgtagagtaaaagggtattatagattcgtcggaaagtatgtaacaggcagaaggaagcgtttccgaccccataaagtatatatgttcttaatcaggatcactagccgagtcgatctacccatgtccgtctgtccgtctgtccggatgaacgctgagatcttggaaactatgagagctaggctattgatttggcgtgcagattcctaagcttcttacgcagcgcaagtttgtttcagtagagtgccacgcccacttttacgcccacaaaccacccaaaactgtggctcctacagttttgatgctagaataaaaattttaactgaaatgtattgttcttatcaatacctatcgattgaaccaaaaaaaagtttgataCGCCCTtcttatcgcccacaaaccgcccccaaacttcaaaaaatcgtaaatatgaacgtggatatctcggaaactatcaaagatagagaatcgggatctcagatttagattccgtagctttgtacgcagcgcaatttttgcgaatatgccacgcccactctaacgcccacaaaccgcccaaacctgtggcgcccacaattttcatgctagatacaaaattttaactgaactgtattggtctcgtcaatacctatcgattgacccaaaaaaaaatttgccacgcccaccctaacgcccataactcttaagtctgtctaccgccggtaggtggcgcatttcagtcttgctttgctgcttgcttatctccatttccctttggtccctttagctgagtaacgggtatcgtGGATTTTGGGACTTATAGAGCGAGGATGTCGAAAAAATTTTAGATTATAAATCTGTCCCGACAATAAAAGGAACAAGGACACCCTGTTATccttaataaaaaaacatGTTAAACCAGGGACCGAAGTTCATACAGATTGCTGGAAGGGGTATATTGGTTTGGAAACCGAGGGATATATTCACAAGACCGTCAACCACTCGGAACAATTTGTGGATTCGGTAACCGGTGCTCATACCCAAAATATTGAGTCTTCATGGCGGTCGATGCGGCGTAATTTGTCTCTTGGGGGCGTTCACAAAGCCAAGTTGGACGAGCATCTTTGCGAATTTTTGTGGCGACGACGGGCTACAAAGCTTAAGCTTGACCCGTTTTCATTACTATTGAAAGACATTAGGAAAGTATATCCCGGAAactaatttaattgttttgctagttaaaaatgaaaaaaggcCGAAAAAAAGTCAGGTACACACAAACATAGTGAAGTGCAAGGAGCCGAGGAAGTAAAGCGCCGcaggcaaaattttttttaataaatcgcagcgatttttaaaaaaaaaaattttttgttcgAAAATCCACGAACCTTCAACAACGCGACCTCTTTCGAACTTCCGTCTGCCAATTTTACATTCGTCTATTTCTACAACTTTGCCTAGACCTCCAATAGGGCCCTGCTCCTCAAAATCTGTATCCAAAGCTGGCATACAAACTTCGCGGCAAAAAGAACATCTGTCTGCCACAGTTTGATCTTCTTTTACGCTACATTCCCGTATAGTTTGGGCAAACATAAAAGAATTTGCAAAGCAATAGGTTATAATGATGCATGATGCTGGCGATATATGACACCTTTCCAGCCACGTGTTCTCCGCAACACTCTTGGAATGGTCCTGCTTTCCCCTTTTAACGCATCTAAATTCCCCGCATATTGATTTATGATCTAACAAAATCATGCTCTGCTTATGTTTATGGCAATAGCGGTCTTTGGGTATTAACCCGACATCCCGCAGccattgcaaagtactctcCCGGGTGCTCAGAATGGGGACCAATTTGAACAAATTAAGTTGTTCCATTTTCAGGTCTTCTCAGTTCAAGCTCTGAATGCATAGTGATTGTGTATTTCGCTAAATGGGAAAAAGAAACATAAGCACGATATATCGTAAAAAAAGTCGAAAGAGGTCCATCACCTAAAATGCTATTATCGATTGATCGAAACTATCTGACGCCATTTTTATGGCGGGataatgcaatatttttaaatgttcacctcctatttaaaatatttctttgcaGTTTTTTTCGAAAACCATTAGGTTTTCGGAATAAATGATTATAACAAAAAAGATCcgttttataaatatcttttgtttttgtctgagacattttttcattttccttatattttcggaaaaaacagcaaaaaacaaaaaattttacgGTTTTTACCGTTATTTTAAAAGATCGCGTTATTTGCGCCAACTTTGACTATTTTTCCCGTAATCAGGACCCAAAAACACGTTGATATGgaaagttggaaaaaaaacGGCCGTTGGAGCTAAACGGAAGTTTATCGCGgcgatttttgtttaaaaaaatgtttgcttgTGACATTAGAAatgctttttatattttttttggctaatacattttatttccgttttataatttgaatttgattttgttttcttatctTATTTTTAACTAAGACAACTGAAATGGTCCTTCCAACATTTCTATTTTgctttttcttttcatttagACTTTACTATTTTAATTTCGAGTtcctaaaaattttaatgccgTTCTCGTGTCTTGGTCGTACCATCACTAAAACATCGAGTGACATCGATATTAATATCGACACGCCGATATAACAAGCTTTCGTGCGATATATCGGTCAAAAGGACGCAAGTGTGCTCCaacgatttttttttctttcaaacCTTGTGAAAATGTAATCTTATTCAGCGTTTTTAACGAAAACTATTAGTTTTacagaaaaaatgtataaaacatAAATTACTCATTTCTTTAATAGCTTTCACTTCTccttggcaaactttttgatTAGGTTAATATATTCGAAGATATTTacgaaaaactgtttttacCGTTATTTTCCATGATCCCGTCATTTGCGCCAACTTTGACTATTTTTCCCGTAATCAGGACCCCAAATAACGTGGATACTGAAAGTTTGAACGAAATCGGGCGTTGGAGCTAATCGGAAGTTcacccgaaataaaaatgaaactaAATTAATGTGAATCAACggatgtttttatttattaaattaatagtttaaagcttccttctcgtcccttctccctatagaagccagcgcgTCCTCAAGTGTGCTGGTGCTGTAGTGGAGTCCAGCGGTTCCACTCAATGGAGAGTGCGTCGTAGttctggtggttctgctaaaaagatacttttATTACTACAACataaccaaattcttttggccaaaaCCTACTTTCGATGCGTCAGGTAGAATGACCATGTGgggagcgaagtcccacttaGCATGCTCTTTCCCAATGGGCTTCTCGATTGGATTACCTCCAGCATTTCCATTCATCTTAGGATTTGCCCTGTTGTAGTATTGCTTCCTGTGGGTCAAGTCTCACAATACtaggcaacagcttggattaggcatACTTTTCATATGCACTCACCTCCTGCAggcatttttggttttttccttccatttttgattttttgtttccacaccgcttctgcacgaaacACACCGAAagtttaaatttcttattcctCGCGcggcggctaacggcgttcatcggaATTTACTCCCGATATCTGGTAATTTTTCTGGAATTTTCTTAGCTAATCTGGGTACTGGGTTGAAAAAcggacccgacgaaaagcgtaaGCCGCTTACTTGCCTCTCTCTCTCCTATGGTTAACTCGCGGATTTCGTCGATGTAAGTACTAGGCTCAACAAGAGTACTCGCTTAAAAAGCAATGTCTTTGCTACACAGCATTATATGGGGTTTCGGTGTTTAAACACCGCAACGTTTGAGAGCAGGGCACAGACATCGTAGAAAAATAAGCAGTGTAAGGACCCTCATTCAAAAATGTACTCTTTTGCTTTTATGCATTTTCATACTTGATTggctctttaaaaaaaagatacaATCCGAAAATTGAATAAGACGAATGTCACAGAAGAATGACAATTTGATCAAAAATAATTCAAAGCTTACAGTTACTTTtagtttgttgtttttgcatGCACAATGTATGCATATGTGATGTTGATAGGATTGTggaatttttataataaatgcTAAAGTGGttcgaataaaaataaatgatgaATGGAAAACGAGAATCCCCAAAGGAAAATAACGGTGTCTAGAACCTCACACGATGAAAACAGTCTTATCGAACTCTGCGCCTATCCTTTTTTAAAGATAACGACCATAAAGATTGTGTATTCCTGGCAAGCCCTGACAACGTTTGCACCAAAGCATTAAAAGCTTTTCTTACTCgtaacaccagtttacaaaaaaatattgatgaaatacgcctttTAGGAAACCTTTGCTTCCGGTAAGATGCATCTCCCTGATTATGAAAAGGGcacttaagatttttttctatggtaccaatttgtttttaagtgtaaaaaacgtttttcgccgttttttattttctaactcgagttgtgataaaccgaattcggtcatcaaagactcattttacaggtaataatgctctttaactttcttatacacatcattgacttccattcattagtttagaagatacaattcgtcaaagttgaaaaagttggaaaaaatgcaaaaacgctggcataaatggcttctttaaaaatacacgcctaaaaaccgaaattagttttatgttgttttcttgaaGGCTGAACCCTAACGGAGAATATGCGCCATCGAtcacaatccgttggtaaatcgattttttacagatttttaaaggtATATACCCAAGGTCAGTATTCGGGTGCAGCgaccgttaaacattattttaaattttcagtgttggggaacgtaggAATTTGGCGCAAGTTgtaatgcataacgtcagtttctcTGCTATTAGTGCTGGGATTGCAGTTACGatgaaatcattttcatatatttttagcaaggaaatagcaaggaaactgacgttatgcattacAACTTGCGCCAAATTCTTAAGTTAAAGAgcattctattacctgtaaaatgagtctttgataaccgaattcggtttatcacaactcgagttagaaaacaagaaagaacgctatagtcgagtgcctcgactatcagatacccgttactcagctaaagggaccaaagggaaatggaaataagcaagcagcaaagcaagactgaaatgcgccacctaccggcggtagacaggttatgggcgttagggtgggcgtggcaaattttttttttggtcaatcgataggtattgacgagatcgatacagttcagttaaaattttgtttctagcatgaaaattgtgggcgccacaggcttgggcggtttgtgggcgttagagtgggcgtggcatattcacgtatcaaaattgcgctgcgtacaaagctacggaatctaaatctgaaatcctgattctatatctttgatagtttccgagatatccacgttcatacttacgattttttgaagtttgggggcggtttgtgggcgataaagtgggcgtggcaaacttttttttgaatcaatcgataggtattgatgagaacaatacatttcagttaaaatttttattctagcatcaaaactgtaggagccacagttttgggcggtttgtgggcgtaaaagtgggcgtggcactctactgaaacaaacttgcgctgcgtaagaagctcaggaatctgcacgccaaatctcaatagcctagctctcatagtttccaagatctcagcgttcatccggacagacagacggacagactaacagacggacagacggagagacggacatggctagatcgactcggctagtgatcctgatcaagaatatatatactttatggggtcggaaacgcttccttctgcctgttacatactttccgacgaatctagtatacccttttactctacgagtaacgggtataataaaaaagtgcgaaaaacgttttttacactttaaaaaaaaattggtaccatagaaacaattttaagtgcccttttcttaatcagggagatgtatcttaccggaaaacaaaggtttcctcaaaaaggcgtatttcatcaatttttttgttaactggTGTAATTTTCCCTGAAGAAATCTTTCCTTTTTCAGGAACATCCATCTCCCAAAATTGGCCAAATAGTTGCATAAAtgaatgttttttaaataattttaaggaTCTAGACTTATCTATTTTATCGCAATTTCAAGGGCGTCACTTTTCCTAGGGCATTGTGGGCGCTCcataattcgaatttcattttTACAACACTTGTCTAAATGAAGCTCACCCGTTACCAATTTGCCAAAACTCAATAAGCATAttcttttcttcttctttggaTCAGGTTTTTCTGCAACTGCGGGGTCTACGTTTAAGTTAACTAATGTCAACCGGACTGAGAGTCAATGTCCGAAGACTGAGCGCTGGCCAAATTGCCGACACTGCGTTTAACCGGACGCTCGTGCATAGCCGGCAAACACAGAATATTTGCGTGGCCGCTATGAAGCTCTCTTTTTGTTAGCTTTAAGTTAGTTCCCTTTTGGCATTTATTGAATAAAGAACAGAAGTTCTCTGCAAAATAACGTAGGTCCCTACTAGTACAACAACTCTGCATTGGATTACCAACGGCCCTTCAATATTGTGACTGCAGCGAGGGACTACCACCCGCGCCCACATACGTGTATCGGCCAGACACCCGGCCGTCCACAATTCACTGCTGCTCCCCATGctagtaaatttaaaaaaaaacgcaGCTGTTTccgtacatatgtatgtatatgtaggtacatatgtttgtatgtacatacatacaactATCACTGCACAAAATCATCACTAAGACGGCTGCTACGAATTGCTTCTCTGTTTGTTCGTAATACCGTTACCATGTAAAATCGTCACAATTTTTCTAACATAACTGATTATTAAACATGATAATATTAATAGCCGAAAATGCGGTGAACGGCACTTCAGTTTtcgtatttatgtaaatatttacTTACAAAGAAATGAATGTGCTTGAAGATAATATAAATGTATGTAGATacttatgtatgtacatacatagaTGCAGGAATAAATCGCAAAACTAACCAAATTCaaaccttttaaaatataCCTCACATATATCAACAGTACATAAAGTCGTAAAATTACTtaaacacatatatatgtatgtactttaaacaaaatttggaataaattattata
The sequence above is a segment of the Drosophila subpulchrella strain 33 F10 #4 breed RU33 unplaced genomic scaffold, RU_Dsub_v1.1 Primary Assembly Seq16, whole genome shotgun sequence genome. Coding sequences within it:
- the LOC119559051 gene encoding uncharacterized protein LOC119559051 isoform X1 — translated: MLIEFWQIGNGSGVETKNQKWKEKTKNACRRKQYYNRANPKMNGNAGGNPIEKPIGKEHAKWDFAPHMVILPDASKQNHQNYDALSIEWNRWTPLQHQHT
- the LOC119559051 gene encoding uncharacterized protein LOC119559051 isoform X2; translation: MLIEFWQIGNGSGVETKNQKWKEKTKNACRRKQYYNRANPKMNGNAGGNPIEKPIGKEHAKWDFAPHMVILPDASKNHQNYDALSIEWNRWTPLQHQHT